A DNA window from Allokutzneria albata contains the following coding sequences:
- a CDS encoding cobyrinate a,c-diamide synthase — MSGGRTHVKTGEPRGLVARVVLAAPGSGCGKTTAATGLIAALRRAGHRVAPFKVGPDYIDPGYHSIAAGRPGRNLDPVLVGEELIAPLFAHGSADADIAVIEGVMGLFDGKSGTPSFGSTAHVAKLLDAPVVLVVDARGQGRSLAALLHGFRGFDAEVRLAGVLLNNVGSPHHEQVLRDACDEVGLDVVGCLPRRQQLDVPSRHLGLVTAVEHGAAALDAVAAMGDLIAESVDLDAVVRLARSAPRRGAAPWKSTVDDPVTGRPVVAVAGGRAFTFGYAEHLELLRAAGAEVVSFDPLRDERLPDGTAGLLLPGGFPEQHAAELSANSLLRKEVAALAASGKPVHAECGGLLYLARSLDGLPMCGVLDAEAEMTSRLTLGYRDAVTATDSPVGGTGERRTGHEFHRTRITPGAGDQPAWFWRDREGRPVREGFVLNRVHASYLHTHPAAAPESVRRFVERCVM, encoded by the coding sequence ATGAGCGGGGGTAGGACGCACGTGAAGACCGGGGAACCCCGTGGGCTGGTGGCGCGGGTGGTGCTCGCGGCTCCGGGGTCGGGGTGCGGGAAGACGACGGCGGCCACGGGGTTGATCGCCGCGCTGCGCCGGGCCGGGCACCGCGTCGCGCCGTTCAAGGTCGGCCCGGACTACATCGATCCCGGCTACCACTCGATCGCGGCGGGGCGGCCCGGCCGCAACCTGGATCCGGTCCTGGTCGGCGAGGAGCTGATCGCCCCGCTGTTCGCGCACGGCTCCGCGGACGCCGACATCGCGGTGATCGAGGGCGTGATGGGCCTGTTCGACGGCAAGTCCGGCACGCCGAGCTTCGGCTCGACGGCGCACGTGGCGAAGCTGCTCGACGCGCCCGTGGTGCTCGTCGTCGACGCGCGGGGCCAGGGGCGCAGCCTTGCCGCGCTGCTGCACGGGTTCCGCGGCTTCGACGCCGAGGTCCGCCTGGCGGGAGTGCTGCTCAACAACGTGGGTTCCCCGCACCACGAACAGGTCCTCCGCGATGCGTGCGACGAGGTGGGCCTCGACGTGGTCGGCTGCCTCCCGCGCCGACAGCAGCTCGACGTGCCTTCGCGGCACCTCGGCCTGGTCACCGCCGTCGAGCACGGAGCCGCCGCACTCGACGCCGTCGCCGCGATGGGCGATCTCATCGCCGAGTCGGTTGACCTGGACGCCGTGGTCCGACTCGCGCGATCGGCTCCGCGTCGGGGAGCGGCGCCGTGGAAGTCCACTGTGGATGATCCGGTGACCGGCCGTCCGGTTGTCGCGGTCGCCGGTGGGCGGGCGTTCACCTTCGGTTACGCGGAGCACCTCGAGCTGCTGCGGGCGGCCGGCGCCGAGGTCGTGTCCTTCGACCCGCTGCGCGACGAGCGCTTGCCGGACGGCACCGCGGGGCTGCTCCTCCCCGGCGGGTTCCCGGAGCAGCACGCCGCCGAGCTGAGCGCGAACTCGTTGCTGCGCAAGGAAGTGGCGGCGCTCGCGGCCTCGGGGAAGCCGGTGCACGCGGAGTGCGGCGGGCTGCTCTACCTCGCGCGCAGCCTCGACGGCCTGCCGATGTGCGGGGTGCTCGACGCCGAAGCGGAGATGACCTCGCGGCTCACGCTCGGCTACCGGGACGCCGTCACCGCGACGGACTCGCCGGTGGGCGGGACGGGTGAACGCCGGACCGGGCACGAGTTCCACCGCACCCGCATCACTCCCGGAGCGGGTGACCAGCCCGCGTGGTTCTGGCGCGATCGCGAGGGCCGTCCGGTTCGCGAGGGTTTCGTGCTCAACCGCGTGCACGCCTCCTACCTGCACACACATCCCGCCGCCGCACCGGAGTCCGTGCGGCGCTTCGTGGAGCGCTGCGTGATGTGA
- the cobO gene encoding cob(I)yrinic acid a,c-diamide adenosyltransferase, with translation MPQGQPTVVPADGKTTRQRRNRPLVVVHTGVMKGKSTAAFGLALRGWNQGWDIGVFQFVKSAKWKVGEEAAFRALGRLHEDTGQGGPVEWHKMGEGWSWARKKGSEEDHAEAARDGWREIARRIAEQRHDLYVLDEFTYPLHWGWIDVDEVVATLAERPGHQHVVITGRNAPAALIDAADLVVEMTKVKHPMDAGQKGQKGIEW, from the coding sequence GTGCCACAAGGACAACCCACCGTCGTTCCGGCCGATGGCAAGACCACGCGCCAGCGCAGGAACAGGCCCCTCGTCGTGGTGCACACGGGCGTGATGAAGGGCAAGTCCACGGCCGCTTTCGGGCTCGCGTTGCGCGGGTGGAACCAGGGCTGGGACATCGGTGTTTTCCAGTTCGTCAAGTCCGCCAAGTGGAAGGTCGGCGAGGAGGCGGCCTTCCGCGCGCTCGGCAGGCTGCACGAGGACACCGGTCAGGGCGGCCCCGTCGAGTGGCACAAGATGGGCGAGGGCTGGTCCTGGGCGCGGAAGAAGGGCTCGGAGGAGGATCACGCGGAGGCGGCGCGGGATGGCTGGCGGGAGATCGCCCGCCGCATCGCGGAGCAGCGGCACGACCTCTACGTGCTCGACGAGTTCACCTATCCGCTGCACTGGGGCTGGATCGACGTGGACGAGGTCGTCGCCACGCTGGCCGAGCGCCCCGGACACCAGCACGTGGTGATCACCGGCCGCAACGCCCCGGCCGCCCTGATCGACGCCGCCGACCTCGTGGTGGAGATGACCAAGGTGAAGCACCCCATGGACGCGGGCCAGAAGGGCCAGAAGGGCATCGAGTGGTGA
- a CDS encoding putative cobaltochelatase yields the protein MTARYPFSAVVGHEDLRLGLLLNAVHPGIGGVLVRGEKGTAKSTIVRGLAALLPALDAVRDCRFACDPHRPDPGCPDGPHEAGASTTTKPSSLVELPVGATEDRLVGSLDLERALTEGVRAYQPGLLAAAHRGVLYVDEVNLLHDHLVDLLLDAAAMGRAHVERDGVSVSHASSFLLVGTMNPEEGELRPQLLDRFGLTVQVNASRDVATRTEVVRRRLAYEADPVGFAQQWEKADAELAESIVAARAALPGIALPDTELRRIAAVCAAFEVDGMRADLVVARTAIAHAAWRGGDAVTEADVEVAVRLALPHRRRRDPFDEPGLDSEQLEQALRDAAEQAEAPEPPDDDGPGGGGGAPRGEGRQQKQERPEQPEQGSGGGEQPPAKPAQQFRPRLLQVPGLGEGAPGRRSRSRSSSGRVVRSSTVDGHGVHLTATVQAAAPHQHTRGRSGSGLELRSGDLRRAVREGREGNLVLFAVDASGSMAARARMSAVTGAVLSLLRDAYQRRDKVGLITFRGREAEVALPPTSSVDAAATRLRGLRTGGRTPLAHGLLAARKLLAAERLRDPRRRPLLVLVTDGRATVPASQRGDALHDAMRAAALLEADGVASVVVDCENGVVRLGLPDRLAIALGGTCLQLAELSAENVAGVVRAARAA from the coding sequence GTGACCGCTCGTTATCCGTTCTCCGCCGTCGTGGGGCACGAGGACCTGAGGCTGGGACTGCTGCTCAACGCGGTGCACCCGGGCATCGGCGGCGTCCTGGTCCGCGGTGAGAAGGGCACGGCCAAGTCGACCATCGTGCGGGGGCTCGCGGCGCTGCTGCCCGCGCTGGACGCGGTGCGCGACTGCCGCTTCGCCTGTGATCCGCATCGCCCCGACCCCGGCTGCCCGGACGGCCCGCACGAGGCCGGTGCGTCGACGACGACCAAGCCGTCCAGCCTGGTGGAGCTGCCGGTCGGGGCCACCGAGGACCGCCTCGTCGGCTCGCTCGACCTGGAGCGCGCGCTGACCGAGGGCGTGCGCGCCTATCAACCAGGCTTGCTGGCGGCAGCCCACCGTGGCGTGCTCTACGTCGACGAGGTCAATCTGCTGCACGACCACTTGGTGGACCTGCTGCTCGACGCCGCGGCGATGGGGCGGGCGCACGTGGAGCGCGACGGCGTCTCGGTGTCGCACGCTTCGTCCTTCCTGTTGGTGGGCACGATGAACCCGGAGGAGGGCGAGCTGCGACCACAGCTGCTCGACCGCTTCGGGCTGACCGTCCAGGTCAACGCTTCGCGCGATGTCGCCACCCGGACCGAGGTCGTGCGCCGCCGCCTCGCCTACGAGGCCGACCCCGTGGGCTTCGCGCAGCAGTGGGAAAAGGCCGACGCGGAGCTGGCGGAGAGCATCGTCGCCGCCCGAGCCGCGCTTCCCGGGATCGCGTTGCCGGACACCGAACTCCGGCGTATCGCAGCGGTGTGCGCGGCCTTCGAAGTGGACGGCATGCGTGCTGACCTCGTGGTGGCGCGAACCGCGATCGCGCACGCGGCGTGGCGCGGTGGGGACGCGGTCACCGAGGCTGATGTGGAGGTCGCGGTCCGGCTCGCGCTGCCGCACCGCCGTCGCCGCGATCCGTTCGACGAGCCGGGGCTGGACTCCGAGCAGCTGGAACAGGCCCTCAGGGACGCCGCGGAGCAGGCAGAAGCGCCCGAACCGCCGGACGACGACGGGCCGGGCGGGGGCGGTGGTGCTCCGCGAGGCGAAGGGCGGCAGCAGAAACAGGAGCGGCCGGAGCAGCCGGAGCAGGGCAGCGGTGGCGGTGAGCAGCCACCAGCCAAGCCCGCGCAGCAGTTCCGCCCACGCCTGCTCCAAGTCCCTGGGCTGGGCGAAGGCGCGCCGGGTCGTCGTTCCCGATCGCGCTCCTCCTCGGGCCGCGTGGTCCGTTCATCCACTGTGGACGGACATGGGGTGCACCTGACCGCGACCGTTCAGGCTGCCGCGCCGCATCAGCACACGCGCGGGCGCAGCGGCTCCGGCCTCGAACTCCGCTCCGGGGATCTCCGCCGTGCGGTGCGGGAAGGCCGCGAGGGAAACCTGGTGCTGTTCGCGGTGGACGCGTCCGGCTCGATGGCGGCGCGGGCGCGGATGTCGGCGGTGACCGGCGCGGTCCTGTCGTTGCTGCGCGATGCCTATCAGCGTCGGGACAAGGTCGGCCTGATCACGTTCCGGGGCCGCGAGGCCGAGGTCGCGTTGCCACCGACGTCCTCTGTGGACGCTGCCGCGACGAGGCTGCGCGGGCTTCGCACCGGAGGCCGCACACCGCTCGCGCACGGGTTGCTCGCCGCGCGCAAGCTCCTTGCGGCGGAACGCCTTCGCGATCCGCGTCGTCGGCCGCTCCTGGTGCTCGTCACCGACGGGCGGGCTACCGTGCCCGCGAGCCAGCGCGGTGACGCGTTGCACGACGCGATGCGCGCGGCCGCGCTGCTCGAAGCCGACGGTGTGGCGAGCGTTGTCGTGGACTGCGAGAACGGCGTCGTGCGGCTGGGGTTGCCCGACCGCCTCGCGATCGCACTGGGGGGAACCTGCCTCCAGCTCGCCGAACTGTCCGCCGAGAACGTGGCCGGAGTCGTCCGCGCCGCTCGCGCCGCGTAG
- a CDS encoding nuclear transport factor 2 family protein: MIDMDFAEEFARDWERRWNSHDLDLILEHYADDVVFHSPVAARLLGGDGRVVGKAALREYWQKGLEFLPDLRFTVEGVYLGLDTIVINYRNERGNLVNEILAFADGKIVFGHGTYARAT, from the coding sequence ATGATTGACATGGACTTCGCCGAGGAATTCGCCCGCGACTGGGAGCGGCGGTGGAACTCCCACGACCTCGACCTGATCTTGGAGCACTACGCCGACGACGTGGTGTTCCACTCACCGGTCGCGGCGCGGCTGCTGGGCGGTGACGGCCGCGTCGTCGGCAAGGCGGCGCTGCGCGAGTACTGGCAGAAGGGCCTGGAGTTCCTGCCGGACCTGCGCTTCACCGTGGAGGGCGTCTACCTCGGCCTGGACACGATCGTGATCAACTACCGCAACGAGCGGGGGAACCTGGTCAACGAGATCCTGGCCTTCGCGGACGGCAAGATCGTCTTCGGGCACGGCACCTACGCGCGGGCCACCTGA